A genome region from Anopheles stephensi strain Indian chromosome 2, UCI_ANSTEP_V1.0, whole genome shotgun sequence includes the following:
- the LOC118504609 gene encoding dynein light chain roadblock-type 2 produces the protein MSQEVEETLKRIQSHKGVVGTIVVNNEGIPVKSTLDNTSTVQYAGLMSQLSDKARSVVRDLDPSNDLSFLRVRSKKHEIMVAPDKDFLLIVIQNPTD, from the exons atg TCGCAAGAGGTAGAAGAAACGCTAAAGCGAATCCAATCCCACAAAGGTGTTGTAGGAACGATTGTAGTCAACAATGAAG GCATTCCAGTGAAAAGTACGCTCGACAACACGTCCACCGTGCAGTACGCCGGCTTGATGAGCCAACTGTCCGACAAAGCCCGATCGGTGGTGCGTGATTTGGATCCCTCGAACGATCTGTCCTTTCTGCGAGTGCGGTCCAAGAAGCATGAAATTATGGTAGCTCCCGATAAGGACTTTCTGCTGATCGTCATTCAAAACCCGACGGACTGA